One window of Mycoplasma cottewii genomic DNA carries:
- the ybeY gene encoding rRNA maturation RNase YbeY: protein MLEINYFNNTEVDMKNWEDFGLKILTKAYEFFKFDYDVELSITFVDDDQAQQINKQYRNHSYIADVTSFPVEMTDQEIKTLGFRELGDIFINLTEAKRKSVKYNHTIDQEMGFLFVHGFLHLLGYDHELEDEEAVMFDLQDKILKLSNIEYEIKFTEDDYLEVENEHE from the coding sequence ATGTTAGAGATTAATTATTTTAATAATACAGAAGTTGATATGAAAAACTGAGAGGATTTTGGATTAAAAATCTTAACAAAAGCTTATGAATTTTTCAAATTTGATTATGATGTTGAATTATCTATTACTTTTGTTGATGATGATCAAGCTCAACAAATAAATAAACAGTATAGAAATCATTCTTATATTGCTGATGTTACTAGTTTTCCTGTTGAAATGACAGATCAAGAAATTAAAACACTAGGTTTTAGAGAATTAGGAGATATTTTTATTAATTTAACTGAAGCAAAAAGAAAAAGTGTTAAATATAATCACACTATCGATCAAGAAATGGGATTTTTATTTGTTCATGGTTTTTTACACTTATTAGGTTATGATCATGAATTAGAAGATGAAGAAGCTGTTATGTTTGATTTACAGGATAAAATTTTAAAATTATCAAACATAGAATATGAAATTAAATTTACAGAAGATGATTATTTAGAAGTGGAGAATGAACATGAATAA
- the era gene encoding GTPase Era — protein MNNFKSGFVSIVGRPNVGKSTLLNRIMKQKISIVTNKAQTTRNNIKGIYTKPNQYQIVFIDTPGVHTSKKQLDRFMNSSALKSTKDVDVLLFLAPADEVIGKNDMFLLKQIQNVETNKILVITKADSVSKEQLIQKASEWNTYQNQFDEIIITSSLENINIDKLLDLIVKYLPETNFQFYDDDTVTDQPERFTIREIIRESILLKTGQEVPHSVAILIDQLEKNDYEINIVATIVVERQSQKGIIIGKQGSKISDIRYKSKKQLQEIFEKPVNLELFVKVQENWRNSASLIKKMGYDKDKY, from the coding sequence ATGAATAATTTTAAATCAGGATTTGTTTCAATTGTTGGAAGACCAAATGTTGGAAAATCTACATTATTAAATAGAATAATGAAACAAAAAATCTCAATTGTTACTAATAAAGCTCAAACAACAAGAAATAACATTAAAGGAATTTATACAAAACCAAATCAATATCAAATTGTTTTTATTGATACTCCAGGAGTTCATACTAGTAAAAAACAATTAGATAGATTTATGAATTCTAGTGCTTTAAAAAGTACAAAAGATGTTGATGTATTATTATTTTTAGCACCAGCTGATGAAGTGATTGGTAAAAACGATATGTTTTTATTAAAACAAATTCAAAATGTTGAAACTAATAAAATTTTAGTTATTACTAAAGCTGATAGTGTTTCAAAAGAACAACTTATTCAAAAAGCTAGTGAGTGAAACACATATCAAAATCAATTTGATGAAATTATTATTACAAGTAGTTTGGAAAATATTAATATTGATAAATTATTAGATTTAATTGTTAAATATTTACCAGAAACTAATTTCCAATTTTATGATGATGATACAGTTACTGATCAACCAGAACGTTTTACAATAAGAGAAATTATAAGAGAAAGTATCTTATTAAAAACTGGTCAAGAAGTTCCACATAGTGTTGCAATTTTAATCGATCAATTAGAAAAAAATGATTATGAAATTAATATAGTTGCAACAATTGTAGTTGAAAGACAATCTCAAAAAGGAATTATTATTGGAAAACAAGGTTCAAAAATTTCTGATATTAGATATAAATCAAAAAAACAATTACAAGAAATTTTTGAAAAACCAGTTAATTTAGAACTATTTGTTAAAGTTCAAGAAAACTGAAGAAACTCAGCGAGTTTAATTAAAAAAATGGGTTATGACAAGGATAAATACTAA
- a CDS encoding DJ-1 family glyoxalase III — protein sequence MEKIIMYLNPGFEETEAVSVCDILKRADIQVDIVSTIDDLEVIGAHNITIKADKLWKDININDYDGMFLPGGSGVMSLVGNQRMIDEILHFNSQNKLIASICAAPQIIGQTKLLDNKNVSYFPGCNQFLENSNYVKKAFATENNIITGASMGSAILFGLELVRYLKGEQISKELEKNLVILGK from the coding sequence ATGGAAAAAATTATTATGTATTTAAATCCTGGTTTCGAAGAAACAGAAGCAGTCAGTGTTTGTGATATTTTAAAACGTGCTGATATTCAAGTGGATATAGTTTCAACAATTGATGATTTAGAAGTAATTGGAGCTCACAACATTACTATTAAAGCTGATAAATTGTGAAAAGATATTAATATCAATGATTATGATGGAATGTTTTTACCTGGTGGAAGTGGAGTTATGAGTTTAGTTGGAAATCAACGTATGATTGATGAAATTTTACATTTCAATAGTCAAAATAAATTAATAGCTTCAATTTGTGCAGCTCCTCAAATTATTGGTCAAACTAAATTATTAGATAATAAAAACGTTAGTTACTTTCCAGGATGTAATCAATTTTTAGAAAATAGTAATTATGTCAAAAAAGCATTTGCAACTGAAAATAATATTATTACAGGAGCAAGTATGGGTTCTGCTATTTTATTTGGATTAGAACTTGTTAGATATCTAAAAGGTGAACAAATAAGTAAAGAATTAGAAAAAAATTTAGTAATTTTAGGTAAATAA
- a CDS encoding cysteine peptidase family C39 domain-containing protein has translation MIFIKLVKQTQINDCSIACLAMVINYYYNQNYDVDHLKVENNYNDESLSFFDINNLSEKYFLKTTALEIEQDLEQVDQEIYLAQVVNQAGMMHFVVVEKQKDFLIVYDPSKTKKEKFTYNDFYKIFTGYILIFKSNKRQFLANYNHIKSIFYNFNLTCIAYILINLFSVLLVVLEMRFLYIYSSSFLNKNNSISIYLYFLFIFLINITIGEISKILLNSLYKKNKAKKTKLFYNYLIENNTKLDLVNSYSEIKFLSSFETLNFLSLISSFISSIVILSAVYYVNKTIFLVLLVFDLIWLTISFIYKLVTENKSIENKETNFVSSLFNKNALFDKDNIFKTIESLDQTKLDILNVCFSIVEKISLLVIYFVSWELLKFNYLEFSLLIIVILFKSIHSNDLKK, from the coding sequence GTGATTTTTATTAAACTTGTAAAACAAACTCAAATTAACGATTGTTCAATAGCATGTTTAGCTATGGTTATTAATTATTATTACAATCAAAATTATGATGTAGATCATCTTAAAGTAGAAAACAATTATAATGATGAATCATTAAGTTTTTTTGATATTAATAATTTAAGTGAAAAATACTTTTTAAAAACAACAGCCCTAGAAATAGAACAAGACTTAGAACAAGTTGATCAAGAAATTTATTTAGCTCAAGTTGTTAATCAAGCAGGAATGATGCATTTTGTTGTTGTTGAAAAACAAAAAGATTTTTTAATAGTTTATGATCCAAGTAAAACTAAAAAAGAAAAATTTACTTATAATGATTTTTATAAAATTTTTACAGGCTATATTCTAATTTTTAAATCTAATAAAAGACAATTTCTAGCAAATTATAATCATATTAAATCTATTTTTTATAATTTCAATTTGACTTGTATTGCTTATATTTTAATTAATCTATTTTCAGTGTTATTAGTTGTTTTAGAAATGAGATTTTTATATATTTATTCATCATCATTTCTCAACAAAAATAATTCTATTTCTATTTATCTTTACTTTTTATTTATATTTTTAATTAACATAACTATTGGTGAAATTTCAAAAATACTTTTAAATAGTTTATATAAGAAAAATAAAGCTAAAAAAACTAAACTATTTTATAACTATCTAATTGAAAACAATACTAAATTAGATCTAGTTAACAGTTATAGTGAAATTAAATTTTTATCTAGTTTTGAAACACTTAATTTTTTAAGTTTAATTTCAAGTTTTATAAGTTCAATTGTAATTTTATCTGCTGTTTATTATGTTAATAAAACTATATTTTTAGTATTATTAGTTTTTGATTTAATATGATTAACAATCAGTTTTATTTATAAATTAGTTACAGAAAACAAATCAATAGAAAATAAAGAAACTAATTTCGTATCTAGTTTATTTAATAAAAACGCTTTATTTGATAAAGATAATATTTTTAAAACAATAGAATCTTTAGATCAAACTAAACTAGATATTTTAAATGTGTGTTTTTCAATAGTTGAAAAGATAAGTTTATTAGTTATTTATTTTGTTAGTTGAGAATTATTAAAGTTTAATTATTTAGAATTTAGTTTACTTATTATTGTGATTTTATTTAAATCAATTCATAGTAATGATCTAAAAAAGTAA